From the Fusarium musae strain F31 chromosome 11, whole genome shotgun sequence genome, one window contains:
- a CDS encoding hypothetical protein (EggNog:ENOG41) codes for MDVAPDLKDMMVGPWGRRSIDSLSKTLMLPSIAYLMSPEDFKLEEAPPYRLDTRGLEKILASYSQPLRFIHFQALNVRSKVDVPRPAFRYLENFCTTLQHLILDYGVEARLSGSRIRSLKKFINLKLLFITANLIYSTPDADSIRDPGSLVKFLSDQIDSFTVINWTLPLFQETPLKYAFNGLLKAMALEV; via the exons ATGGATGTGGCACCAGATCTGAAAGATATGATGGTTGGACCGTGGGGTCGACGCTCTATTGACTCCCTTTCAAAAACGCTGATGCTGCCATCGATAGCATATCTCATGTCACCAGAGGATTTCAAACTAGAAGAGGCACCCCCTTATAGACTGGACACCCGTGGTCTAGAGAAGATTCTCGCTTCCTACTCCCAGCCTCTGCGGTTTATTCATTTCCAGGCACTCAACGTCAGGAGCAAAGTCGATGTACCCCGCCCCGCATTCCGCTATCTTGAAAACTTCTGCACGACTCTTCAACATCTAATCCTTGACTATGGGGTTGAAGCCCGTCTTTCCGGGTCCAGGATACGATCTCTAAAGAAGTTTATCAATTTGAAACTTCTGTTCATCACCGCAAATCTGATCTATTCTACGCCTGATGCTGATTCTATAAGAGATCCGGGCTCTCTTGTCAAGTTCCTGTCTGATCAGATTGACTCCTTTACGGTGATTAACTGGACCCTACCGCTATTTCAAGAGACACCCCTTAAATATGCCTTCAATGGGTTACTAAAGGCTATG GCACTTGAGGTCTGA
- a CDS encoding hypothetical protein (EggNog:ENOG41), translated as MVHYPKSLGLLLDGGRTSSSNITPCLVGACSSVVRISPTDIGINDPDAVKVIQKLSGGFKKSAWYDKTGPGMLGMRDREKHARRRRFLAHPLSNSSLPAFESLIRAKVDLAMSQMEKEYRSLGYTDCHKWFSFMATDIIGDLTFGSSFRMLEQGRRSQYVEDLQAVMPTVNKRIELSPFFDLMFLLPLPQIKKFSERFQRILKYGEESIRRLQLAQITGSLDTPVFFDKIMNPKNKKNALTELEMQQEAAELMITGTDTTSNTLTYLVWSVLQSPGIRARLEEEVSVLSADFKDADLVKLPYLNAVVKESLRLYGAASGAHQRDVPEGGWEACGYMIPDTATVFTQAFSLHRLPEVFPDPHR; from the exons ATGGTCCACTATCCAAAATCCCTGGGCCTGCTGTTGGACGGTGGACGAACCTCGTCGTCAAATATCACACCCTGTCTGGTCGGCGCATGCA GCTCTGTTGTCCGGATCAGCCCAACAGACATTGGGATCAACGATCCGGATGCTGTCAAAGTCATACAAAAGCTATCCGGCGGCTTTAAAAAGTCTGCTTGGTATGACAAGACCGGCCCCGGTATGCTTGGAATGAGGGATCGCGAAAAGCACGCTCGCCGTCGCCGGTTCCTTGCGCACCCCTTGAGCAACTCCTCTCTGCCTGCTTTTGAGTCCTTGATCCGTGCCAAAGTAGACTTAGCGATGAGTCAGATGGAGAAGGAGTATCGAAGCTTGGGATACACTGACTGCCATAAGTGGTTCAGCTTCATGGCGACGGATATCATAGGTGATTTGACATTCGGTAGTTCATTCCGAATGCTTGAGCAAGGCAGA CGCAGCCAATATGTCGAGGACCTTCAGGCCGTGATGCCAACAGTCAACAAAAGGATTGAGCTCTCTCCATTCTTCGACCTTATGTTCCTGCTTCCACTGCCCCAAATCAAGAAATTCTCAGAGAGGTTTCAACGCATTCTCAAATATGGGGAAGAATCGATCCGTCGTCTACAACTAGCTCAGATAACAGGCTCGCTTGATACCCCGGTATTCTTCGACAAGATCATGAATCCCAAGAACAAAAAGAATGCCTTGACAGAACTTGAAATGCAACAAGAGGCAGCGGAACTCATGATCACTGGAACAGATACTACTTCGAACACACTGACGTATCTCGTCTGGTCGGTTCTTCAGAGTCCCGGAATACGGGCACGACTGGAGGAGGAAGTATCAGTGCTCTCTGCAGACTTTAAAGATGCTGACCTGGTGAAACTCCCATACCTGAACGCAGTGGTAAAGGAATCTTTGAGATTGTACGGAGCGGCATCTGGGGCGCACCAGAGGGACGTTCCAGAGGGCGGCTGGGAAGCTTGTGGCTACATGATCCCTGACACCGCGACCGTTTTCACTCAAGCATTCTCTTTACACCGACTACCCGAAGTGTTTCCAGACCCGCACAGGTAA
- a CDS encoding hypothetical protein (EggNog:ENOG41), translating to MTSYFISGTIATTPEKMAIDALNTMNPTSSLESLPTEVLQSICAQFCRHCRGDTLIAHPKKPWTYETASDSNITSVPAKPSQDLCALSRVSRRFRDVAQPVLYHEFPKFEHRERRLEPFLQTVTSRPDLARAVKVMAWNADFADDLDLALAQKGYQQGLEVLGVDLNHVWRGRSDDPLELEHFKALHTFLSGE from the exons ATGACCAGTTATTTCATCAGCGGCACGATTGCAACAACTCCTGAGAA AATGGCAATCGATGCGCTTAACACCATGAATCCAACTTCTTCCCTTGAAAGCCTTCCAACCGAGGTTCTACAATCTATTTGTGCCCAGTTCTGCCGCCACTGTCGAGGCGACACTCTTATTGCTCACCCAAAGAAACCATGGACATATGAAACTGCCTCAGATTCTAATATCACTTCAGTCCCGGCTAAACCATCCCAAGACCTCTGTGCTCTGAGCCGTGTGTCGCGTCGGTTCCGGGATGTCGCCCAACCTGTCTTGTATCACGAATTCCCTAAATTCGAGCACCGTGAGAGGCGCCTAGAGCCCTTCCTTCAAACCGTTACGTCCCGACCAGACTTGGCTAGGGCAGTCAAAGTTATGGCTTGGAATGCAGACTTCGCAGACGATCTGGATCTCGCCTTGGCCCAGAAGGGCTACCAGCAGGGACTTGAAGTTCTGGGTGTCGACCTGAATCACGTGTGGCGTGGGAGAAGCGACGATCCTCTTGAGCTGGAACATTTCAAAGCATTGCACACATTCCTATCTGGGGAATAA